In a genomic window of Comamonadaceae bacterium OTU4NAUVB1:
- the ispH gene encoding 4-hydroxy-3-methylbut-2-enyl diphosphate reductase, whose protein sequence is MAIDDILLAEPRGFCAGVDRAIEIVERALAKFGAPIYVRHEIVHNTFVVNDLKAKGAIFIEDLADVPPGATLVFSAHGVSKAVQAEARARGFDVFDATCPLVTKVHVEVAKLAREGYEFIMIGHKGHPEVEGTMGQLASGIHLVEDVADVARVQPAQREKLAVVTQTTLSVDDAAEIARAVRERFPLVREPKHQDICYATQNRQDAVKVMSPNVDIVIVVGSPTSSNSNRLRELAERLGTESHMVDSAAELRAEWFEGKTRVGVTAGASAPEVLVREVIDRLKALGAVSVRTMDGVKETLKFPLPKGLKLDDAPLADGGAAIDPGRPA, encoded by the coding sequence ATGGCGATCGACGACATCCTTCTCGCCGAGCCGCGCGGCTTCTGCGCCGGCGTCGACCGCGCCATCGAGATCGTCGAGCGGGCGCTGGCCAAGTTCGGCGCGCCCATCTACGTGCGCCACGAGATCGTGCACAACACCTTCGTCGTCAACGACCTCAAGGCCAAGGGCGCGATCTTCATCGAGGACCTGGCCGACGTGCCGCCCGGCGCGACGCTGGTCTTCAGCGCCCACGGCGTGAGCAAGGCGGTGCAGGCCGAGGCGCGCGCGCGCGGCTTCGACGTCTTCGACGCCACCTGCCCGCTGGTCACCAAGGTCCACGTCGAGGTCGCCAAGCTGGCGCGCGAGGGCTACGAATTCATCATGATCGGCCACAAGGGCCACCCCGAGGTCGAGGGCACGATGGGCCAGCTCGCCAGCGGCATCCACCTGGTGGAGGACGTGGCCGACGTGGCGCGCGTGCAGCCGGCGCAGCGCGAGAAGCTCGCCGTGGTGACGCAGACCACGCTGTCGGTCGACGACGCCGCCGAGATCGCCCGGGCCGTGCGCGAGCGCTTTCCGCTGGTGCGCGAGCCCAAGCACCAGGACATCTGCTACGCCACGCAGAACCGCCAGGACGCCGTGAAGGTGATGAGCCCGAACGTCGACATCGTGATCGTGGTGGGCAGCCCGACGAGTTCCAACAGCAACCGCCTGCGCGAACTGGCCGAGCGCCTGGGCACCGAGAGCCACATGGTCGACTCCGCCGCGGAGCTGCGCGCCGAGTGGTTCGAGGGCAAGACGCGCGTGGGCGTCACGGCCGGCGCCTCGGCCCCCGAGGTGCTGGTGCGCGAGGTCATCGACCGGCTCAAGGCGCTCGGCGCCGTCTCGGTGCGCACCATGGACGGCGTCAAGGAGACGCTCAAGTTCCCGCTGCCCAAGGGCCTGAAGCTGGACGACGCGCCGCTCGCCGACGGCGGCGCCGCCATCGATCCGGGCCGGCCGGCCTGA
- the radC gene encoding DNA repair protein RadC: MTFKDLPPDLRPREKLVARGAAALGDAELLALLLRTGLPGKNVLQLAQEVLERFGGLAGLLRASLDDLKTVKGLGGTAKRAQLAAVLELARRALAEQLKARAVFDSPDAVGQYLLLNLGDRPHEVFAVLFLDAQHRLIALEELFRGTLTQTSVYPREVVVRALHHHAAAVVLAHNHPSGDVEPSRADELLTRALQGALALVDVRVLDHVIVGAGRTLSMARKGLI; encoded by the coding sequence ATGACTTTCAAGGACCTGCCGCCGGACCTGCGCCCGCGCGAGAAGCTCGTCGCGCGCGGCGCCGCCGCGCTGGGCGACGCCGAGCTGCTCGCCCTCCTGCTGCGCACCGGCCTGCCGGGCAAGAACGTGCTGCAGCTGGCGCAGGAGGTGCTCGAGCGCTTCGGCGGCCTGGCCGGCCTGCTGCGCGCCAGCCTGGACGACCTCAAGACGGTCAAGGGCCTGGGTGGCACCGCCAAGCGCGCCCAGCTCGCCGCCGTGCTCGAACTCGCCCGGCGCGCGCTGGCCGAGCAGCTGAAGGCGCGTGCCGTCTTCGATTCGCCCGACGCCGTCGGCCAGTACCTGCTGCTGAACCTCGGCGACCGCCCGCACGAGGTCTTCGCGGTGCTGTTCCTGGACGCCCAGCACCGGCTGATCGCGCTGGAGGAACTGTTTCGCGGCACGCTGACACAGACCAGCGTCTACCCGCGCGAGGTGGTGGTGCGCGCCCTGCACCACCACGCCGCCGCCGTGGTGCTGGCGCACAACCATCCGAGCGGGGACGTCGAGCCCTCGCGCGCCGACGAGCTGCTCACGCGGGCGCTGCAGGGCGCGCTGGCGCTGGTCGACGTGCGGGTGCTCGACCACGTCATCGTCGGCGCCGGACGCACCCTGTCGATGGCCCGGAAAGGATTGATCTGA
- a CDS encoding FKBP-type peptidyl-prolyl cis-trans isomerase, translated as MLSLPSTSAVVTAGSFLTLHYRLAGPAGDIINTFADKPATLSLGTGELSPAVEQRLLGLAEGTHTRFDLPAGEAFGDRNPEMLQWVARTLLARLGDPDERYATGDVVQFPTPDGQGSYAGAVVASNDSAVQFDFNHPLAGQPVTFEVQLIGVL; from the coding sequence ATCTTGTCTTTGCCCTCCACCTCCGCGGTCGTCACGGCCGGTTCCTTCCTCACGCTGCACTACCGGCTGGCCGGCCCGGCGGGCGACATCATCAACACCTTCGCCGACAAGCCCGCCACGCTGTCGCTGGGCACCGGCGAACTCTCGCCGGCGGTCGAGCAGCGCCTGCTGGGCCTGGCCGAGGGCACGCACACGCGTTTCGACCTGCCCGCGGGCGAGGCCTTCGGCGATCGCAATCCGGAGATGCTGCAGTGGGTGGCGCGCACGCTGCTCGCGCGCCTGGGCGATCCCGACGAGCGCTACGCGACCGGCGACGTGGTGCAGTTCCCCACGCCCGACGGCCAGGGCAGCTACGCCGGGGCGGTCGTCGCCTCCAACGACAGCGCGGTGCAGTTCGACTTCAACCACCCGCTCGCCGGCCAGCCGGTCACCTTCGAAGTCCAGCTGATCGGCGTGCTGTGA
- the serS gene encoding serine--tRNA ligase → MLDITLLRKDLASAVARLETRKKNQTFLDVNAFGALEAERKILQTRTEELQARRNALNKQIGPLKSRGEPVDALMAEVNALKAEQESQGARLEAIQPELQALLLAVPNLPHASVPVGEDEGGNVEVRRWSPQGGAGASAVALGFAPRDHVDLGTPLGLDFEMGAKLSGSRFNVMKGPIARLHRALAQFMLDLQTERHGYTECYVPYVVNADSLRGTAQLPKFEGDLFAAKKGGQDGEPVPDHSALYLIPTSEVPLTNFVRDEVVAESRLPIRLTAHTPCFRSEAGSSGRDTRGMIRQHQFDKVEMVQVTHPDHSYDALEAMTGHAEAVLQALELPYRVVLLCTGDMGFASSKTYDLEVWLPAQDTYREISSVSNCEAFQARRLQARFKNTQGKNELVHTLNGSGLAVGRALVAVLENHQNEDGSIRLPVALRPYLGGLDVLRA, encoded by the coding sequence ATGCTCGATATCACCCTGCTGCGCAAGGACCTGGCCTCGGCCGTGGCCCGCCTCGAAACGCGCAAGAAGAACCAGACCTTCCTCGACGTCAACGCCTTCGGCGCCCTGGAGGCCGAACGCAAGATCCTGCAGACCCGCACGGAGGAACTGCAGGCACGCCGCAACGCGCTCAACAAGCAGATCGGCCCCCTCAAGTCCAGGGGCGAGCCGGTCGACGCGCTGATGGCCGAGGTCAACGCGCTCAAGGCCGAGCAGGAATCGCAGGGCGCCCGGCTCGAGGCGATCCAGCCGGAGCTGCAGGCCCTGCTGCTGGCGGTGCCCAACCTGCCGCACGCGAGCGTGCCGGTGGGCGAGGACGAGGGCGGCAACGTCGAGGTGCGGCGCTGGAGCCCGCAGGGCGGAGCGGGCGCCTCGGCCGTCGCGCTCGGCTTCGCGCCGCGCGATCACGTGGACCTCGGCACGCCGCTGGGCCTGGACTTCGAGATGGGCGCCAAGCTCTCCGGCTCGCGCTTCAACGTCATGAAGGGACCGATCGCCCGGCTGCACCGCGCGCTCGCGCAGTTCATGCTCGACCTCCAGACCGAGCGCCACGGCTACACCGAGTGCTATGTGCCCTACGTGGTCAACGCCGATTCGCTGCGCGGCACGGCGCAGCTGCCCAAGTTCGAGGGCGACCTGTTCGCCGCGAAGAAGGGCGGCCAGGACGGCGAGCCGGTGCCCGACCATTCGGCGCTCTACCTGATCCCGACCAGCGAGGTGCCGCTGACGAACTTCGTGCGCGACGAGGTCGTGGCCGAATCGCGCCTGCCGATCCGCCTGACCGCGCACACGCCGTGCTTCCGCTCGGAGGCCGGCAGCTCCGGGCGCGACACGCGCGGCATGATCCGCCAGCACCAGTTCGACAAGGTCGAGATGGTGCAGGTCACGCATCCCGATCACAGCTACGACGCCCTGGAGGCCATGACCGGCCACGCCGAGGCCGTGCTGCAGGCACTGGAACTGCCCTACCGCGTGGTGCTGCTGTGCACCGGCGACATGGGCTTCGCGTCGAGCAAGACCTACGACCTGGAGGTGTGGCTGCCGGCGCAGGACACCTACCGCGAGATCAGTTCCGTCTCCAATTGCGAGGCCTTCCAGGCCCGTCGCCTGCAGGCCCGTTTCAAGAACACGCAGGGGAAGAACGAGCTGGTGCACACGCTCAACGGCTCCGGGCTGGCGGTCGGCAGGGCGCTCGTGGCGGTGCTGGAGAACCATCAGAACGAGGACGGTTCGATCCGCCTGCCGGTGGCCCTGCGGCCGTACCTGGGCGGTCTCGACGTCCTGCGGGCCTGA
- a CDS encoding group II truncated hemoglobin: protein MQIQDKPPFDTPFEWIGGEERVRALVDRFYDLMELEPAYARLRAVHGTTLENARQRLFWFLCGWLGGPQHYTDRFGHPMLRARHLPRSIGGHSIGLRERDEWLACMDQAMGDIAVDPPLRERLRGSFFQTADWMRT, encoded by the coding sequence ATGCAGATCCAGGACAAACCACCGTTCGACACGCCCTTCGAATGGATCGGGGGCGAGGAGCGGGTGAGGGCGCTGGTGGACCGGTTCTACGACCTGATGGAACTGGAGCCGGCCTACGCGCGGTTGCGCGCGGTGCACGGCACGACGCTGGAGAACGCGCGCCAGCGCCTGTTCTGGTTCCTGTGCGGCTGGCTGGGCGGGCCGCAGCACTACACCGACCGTTTCGGTCACCCGATGCTGCGCGCGCGCCACCTGCCGCGCAGCATCGGCGGGCATTCGATCGGCCTCCGCGAGCGCGACGAATGGCTCGCCTGCATGGACCAGGCCATGGGCGACATCGCCGTCGACCCGCCGTTGCGCGAGCGCCTGCGCGGCTCGTTCTTCCAGACCGCCGACTGGATGCGGACCTGA
- a CDS encoding Smr/MutS family protein, with the protein MPTPSRPPAKPAGLKSLSDLKGVQRALAEAREREAAEAAARAEAERRQTAEKDLFNRAVGATQPLRRVASVPLAPERPPPIPVQHQLDEQRVLRESLSDEFDVETLLDVDDAMSFRRPGIGTEITRRLRAGEWTIQQQLDLHGMRSDEAREALGAFIRTANRQGVRCVRVVHGKGLGSPGKQPVLKNKTQRWLIQKNEVLAFVQAKPAEGGAGALVVLLAPVRR; encoded by the coding sequence ATGCCCACGCCGTCCCGCCCACCTGCCAAGCCGGCGGGCCTGAAGAGCCTGTCCGACCTCAAGGGCGTGCAGCGCGCCCTGGCCGAGGCGCGCGAGCGCGAGGCCGCCGAGGCCGCCGCCCGCGCCGAGGCCGAACGCCGCCAGACGGCCGAGAAGGACCTGTTCAACCGCGCCGTGGGCGCCACGCAGCCGCTGCGCCGCGTGGCGTCGGTGCCGCTGGCGCCCGAGCGGCCGCCGCCGATCCCCGTGCAGCACCAGCTCGACGAGCAGCGCGTGCTGCGCGAGTCGCTCTCCGACGAGTTCGATGTCGAGACGTTGCTCGACGTCGACGACGCCATGAGCTTCCGCCGCCCCGGCATCGGCACCGAGATCACGCGGCGCCTGCGCGCGGGCGAGTGGACGATCCAGCAGCAGCTCGACCTGCACGGCATGCGCAGCGACGAGGCGCGCGAGGCCCTGGGCGCCTTCATCCGCACGGCCAACCGCCAGGGCGTGCGCTGCGTGCGCGTGGTCCACGGCAAGGGGCTGGGTTCGCCCGGCAAGCAGCCGGTGCTCAAGAACAAGACCCAGCGCTGGCTGATCCAGAAGAACGAGGTGCTGGCCTTCGTGCAGGCCAAGCCGGCCGAGGGCGGCGCCGGGGCGCTGGTCGTGCTGCTAGCCCCCGTCAGGCGCTAG